Proteins encoded together in one Pogoniulus pusillus isolate bPogPus1 chromosome 18, bPogPus1.pri, whole genome shotgun sequence window:
- the NANP gene encoding N-acylneuraminate-9-phosphatase isoform X1, with protein MTQQPRPRGAPPATGGRRSFAAPWSVASAALGVFPSALPARPLERGGSRGRRRHGGARCQSGVLRPGQHAGGHGGGRAARHRGVSALQSKHHYAEGQARVICDKVQAKLLKECHDPAKMCITDLRISHWEEAIQETIGGEANRNLAAECYFLWKTTRLQHLTLAEDTRGLLTELRKGVRLLLLTNGDKQTQREKIEACACQPYFDAIVVGGEQKEEKPAPSIFHYCCDLLGVQPAECVMVGDSLDTDIQGGLNAGLKATVWLNKAMTTPVDISPVPHYIISSVLDLPAVLQKMGHKMNAKLGTDHTADSNEAH; from the exons ATGACGCAGCAGCCGCGGCCCCGAGGAGCTCCGCCCGCCACCGGCGGAAGGCGGAGCTTTGCTGCACCCTGGTCGGTGGCTTCGGCGGCGCTCGGGGTGTTCCCTTCCGCCCTCCCGGCTCGGCCGTTAGAGCGGGGCGGCTCTCGCGGGAGGCGGCGCCATGGGGGTGCACGGTGTCAAAGCGGTGTTCTTCGACCTGGACAACACGCTGGTGGACACGGCGGCGGCCGGGCGGCGCGCCATCGAGGAG TCAGTGCCCTGCAGTCAAAGCACCATTATGCGGAGGGACAAGCGCGTGTTATTTGCGATAAGGTCCAGGCCAAGCTTCTCAAGGAGTGTCACGATCCCGCCAAGATGTGCATCACCGACCTGCGGATTTCTCACTGGGAGGAGGCTATCCAAGAGACGATCGGGGGGGAGGCGAACCGCAATCTGGCCGCCGAGTGCTATTTCCTCTGGAAAACgaccaggctgcagcacctcacccTGGCCGAGGACACGCGGGGTCTGCTCACCGAGCTGCGGAAAGGGGTccgcctgctgctgctcactaaCGGCGACAAACAGACGCAGAGGGAGAAAATCGAAGCGTGCGCCTGTCAGCCCTATTTCGATGCCATCGTTgtgggaggagagcagaaagaGGAGAAGCCTGCACCATCCATATTTCATTACTGTTGTGATCTCCTGGGGGTGCAGCCCGCAGAGTGTGTTATGGTTGGGGACTCTCTAGATACAGATATTCAAGGAGGCCTGAATGCTGGCTTAAAAGCAACTGTCTGGCTAAACAAAGCAATGACTACCCCAGTAGATATTTCCCCAGTACCTCATTATATTATTTCTTCTGTTCTGGATCTTCCAGCAGTTTTACAGAAGATGGGGCACAAAATGAATGCTAAGTTAGGAACTGACCATACGGCTGATAGTAATGAAGCACACTGA
- the NANP gene encoding N-acylneuraminate-9-phosphatase isoform X2: MGVHGVKAVFFDLDNTLVDTAAAGRRAIEEVVSALQSKHHYAEGQARVICDKVQAKLLKECHDPAKMCITDLRISHWEEAIQETIGGEANRNLAAECYFLWKTTRLQHLTLAEDTRGLLTELRKGVRLLLLTNGDKQTQREKIEACACQPYFDAIVVGGEQKEEKPAPSIFHYCCDLLGVQPAECVMVGDSLDTDIQGGLNAGLKATVWLNKAMTTPVDISPVPHYIISSVLDLPAVLQKMGHKMNAKLGTDHTADSNEAH; this comes from the exons ATGGGGGTGCACGGTGTCAAAGCGGTGTTCTTCGACCTGGACAACACGCTGGTGGACACGGCGGCGGCCGGGCGGCGCGCCATCGAGGAG GTAGTCAGTGCCCTGCAGTCAAAGCACCATTATGCGGAGGGACAAGCGCGTGTTATTTGCGATAAGGTCCAGGCCAAGCTTCTCAAGGAGTGTCACGATCCCGCCAAGATGTGCATCACCGACCTGCGGATTTCTCACTGGGAGGAGGCTATCCAAGAGACGATCGGGGGGGAGGCGAACCGCAATCTGGCCGCCGAGTGCTATTTCCTCTGGAAAACgaccaggctgcagcacctcacccTGGCCGAGGACACGCGGGGTCTGCTCACCGAGCTGCGGAAAGGGGTccgcctgctgctgctcactaaCGGCGACAAACAGACGCAGAGGGAGAAAATCGAAGCGTGCGCCTGTCAGCCCTATTTCGATGCCATCGTTgtgggaggagagcagaaagaGGAGAAGCCTGCACCATCCATATTTCATTACTGTTGTGATCTCCTGGGGGTGCAGCCCGCAGAGTGTGTTATGGTTGGGGACTCTCTAGATACAGATATTCAAGGAGGCCTGAATGCTGGCTTAAAAGCAACTGTCTGGCTAAACAAAGCAATGACTACCCCAGTAGATATTTCCCCAGTACCTCATTATATTATTTCTTCTGTTCTGGATCTTCCAGCAGTTTTACAGAAGATGGGGCACAAAATGAATGCTAAGTTAGGAACTGACCATACGGCTGATAGTAATGAAGCACACTGA